One part of the Engraulis encrasicolus isolate BLACKSEA-1 chromosome 17, IST_EnEncr_1.0, whole genome shotgun sequence genome encodes these proteins:
- the proza gene encoding protein Z, vitamin K-dependent plasma glycoprotein a, translating into MESGEQTLYVLNIHVHPRYTAGRYDYDVAVVELKSRMALKDTVVPACLPEADFAGSVLLAGKYMGVVTGWSHAPNATEVTGKLLLNHLSYDTLDTCVSRFNGQVTNKMLCSSPREKADCVIGPGSPVLTLHKDVFFLTGLVSPAPEPGCRQGYVMQKVPRLLTWLKPLVDRL; encoded by the exons ATGGAGTCGGGTGAGCAGACGCTCTACGTGCTCAACATCCACGTGCACCCGCGCTACACGGCCGGTCGCTATGACTACGACGTGGCTGTGGTGGAGCTGAAGAGTCGCATGGCGCTAAAGGACACCgtggtgcctgcctgcctcccagaGGCCGACttcgcag GCAGTGTGCTATTGGCTGGGAAGTACATGGGTGTGGTCACAGGCTGGAGCCACGCCCCTAATGCTACCGAGGTGACGGGCAAGCTGTTGCTGAACCACCTCTCCTACGACACACTGGACACCTGCGTCTCACGCTTCAacggacag GTGACCAATAAGATGCTGTGCTCGTCGCCGCGTGAGAAAGCGGACTGCGTGATTGGCCCAGGCAGCCCCGTGTTGACTCTTCACAAGGACGTCTTCTTCCTGACCGGCCTCGTAAGCCCCGCCCCCGAGCCGGGCTGTCGCCAGGGTTACGTCATGCAGAAGGTGCCGCGCCTTCTCACCTGGCTGAAGCCATTGGTCGACAGGCTGTAG